Proteins encoded by one window of Electrophorus electricus isolate fEleEle1 chromosome 17, fEleEle1.pri, whole genome shotgun sequence:
- the cryba4 gene encoding beta-crystallin A4 isoform X2, with amino-acid sequence MTHHCTKFSGHWKIIVYDEECFQGRHHEFTSECCNVMDFGFESVRSLRVHSGAWVGYEHPLYQGQQLVLECGDYPQCDAFGGNNAYHIERMTSFRPISCANHRESRMTIYEKENYLGCKGELSDDYPSLQAMGWGNTEVGSMRVHSGAFVCYQYPGFHGFQYIMECDRHAGEYKYFREFGSHCQTPQIQSIRRIQQ; translated from the exons ATGACTCACCACTGCACCAAGTTTTCGGGCCATTGGAAG ATTATTGTGTATGATGAAGAGTGCTTTCAAGGCCGGCACCATGAGTTTACCTCTGAGTGTTGCAACGTAATGGACTTTGGTTTTGAGAGTGTCCGCTCACTGAGGGTACACAGTGGAGC GTGGGTGGGCTATGAGCACCCATTGTATCAGGGCCAGCAGTTGGTGCTGGAGTGTGGGGACTACCCTCAGTGTGATGCCTTTGGAGGAAACAATGCTTACCACATTGAGAGGATGACTTCCTTCAGGCCAATTTCCTGTGCT AACCATAGGGAGAGTAGGATGACAATCTATGAGAAGGAAAACTACCTGGGATGCAAGGGGGAGCTTAGTGATGACTACCCCTCGCTGCAGGCCATGGGCTGGGGCAACACTGAAGTGGGCTCCATGCGTGTTCACTCTGGAGC ATTTGTCTGCTACCAGTACCCTGGCTTCCATGGATTTCAGTACATCATGGAGTGTGACCGACATGCTGGAGAGTACAAATACTTTAGGGAATTCGGTTCCCATTGTCAAACTCCTCAGATCCAGTCCATTCGTCGTATCCAGCAGTAA